The following proteins are encoded in a genomic region of Mycobacterium kiyosense:
- a CDS encoding hydrolase, with protein sequence MPEPRSVPLRIALAQILSGTDPSANLQLVREYAERAAAAGAKLVVFPEATMCRFGVPLGPIAEPVDGPWADGVRRIAADAGVTVIAGMFAPAGDGRVTNTLIAAGPGDQPLTRYDKIHLYDAFGFTESRTVAPGREPVVVTVDGVGVGLTTCYDVRFPALYTELADRGAQLIAVCASWGSGPGKLEQWTLLARARAVDSSCYVAAAGQADPGGKISDSRAPTGVGGSLVASPFGEVVAAAGAQPELVIADVDLDKVAAARDNIAVLRNRSSFLRIDKAESRE encoded by the coding sequence ATGCCTGAGCCGCGCTCCGTCCCGCTGCGCATCGCCCTGGCGCAGATCCTCAGTGGCACCGATCCGTCGGCAAACCTGCAGCTGGTGCGCGAGTACGCGGAGCGGGCCGCCGCTGCCGGGGCGAAGCTGGTGGTGTTCCCCGAAGCGACCATGTGCCGCTTCGGGGTTCCGCTCGGTCCGATTGCCGAGCCGGTCGACGGGCCCTGGGCCGACGGTGTCCGCCGGATCGCGGCCGACGCCGGCGTCACCGTCATCGCCGGCATGTTCGCCCCGGCCGGCGACGGGCGCGTGACGAACACGCTGATCGCGGCCGGCCCCGGCGACCAGCCACTCACCCGCTACGACAAGATCCACCTCTACGACGCGTTCGGCTTCACCGAGTCGCGCACCGTCGCGCCGGGCCGTGAACCGGTGGTCGTAACCGTCGACGGCGTCGGGGTGGGGTTGACGACGTGCTACGACGTCCGGTTCCCTGCGCTGTACACCGAGCTCGCCGACCGCGGCGCCCAGCTGATCGCGGTGTGCGCGTCCTGGGGTTCGGGCCCGGGCAAACTCGAGCAGTGGACGCTGCTGGCCCGCGCCCGGGCGGTGGATTCCAGCTGTTACGTCGCCGCCGCCGGCCAGGCCGACCCGGGCGGCAAGATCAGCGACTCCCGGGCCCCCACCGGTGTCGGCGGGAGCCTGGTGGCCTCCCCGTTCGGCGAGGTGGTGGCGGCCGCGGGCGCACAGCCCGAGCTGGTGATCGCCGACGTCGACCTCGACAAGGTGGCCGCGGCCCGGGACAACATCGCGGTGCTGCGTAACCGCTCGAGCTTTCTCCGAATTGATAAGGCAGAATCTCGAGAGTGA